One genomic region from Motacilla alba alba isolate MOTALB_02 chromosome 5, Motacilla_alba_V1.0_pri, whole genome shotgun sequence encodes:
- the SRP14 gene encoding signal recognition particle 14 kDa protein has translation MVLLESEQFLTELTRLFQKCRTSGSVFITLKKYDGRTKPVPRKGHAESFEPADNKCLLRATDGKKKISTVVSSKEVNKFQMAYSNLLRANMDGLKKKDKKSKAKKSKATQ, from the exons atggtgctgctggagagcgAGCAG TTCCTGACGGAGCTTACGAGGCTCTTCCAGAAGTGCAGGACTTCCGGGAGCGTTTTCATAACGCTGAAGAAAT ACGATGGCCgaacaaaaccagttccacGCAAAGGCCATGCAGAAAGTTTTGAACCAGCAGACAATAAATGTCTCCTGAGAGCAActgatggaaaaaagaaaatcagcacaGTG GTGAGCTCAAAGGAAGTAAATAAATTCCAGATG GCATATTCAAATTTGCTAAGAGCTAACATGGATGGCTTgaagaagaaagacaagaaaagcaAGGCCAAGAAGAGTAAAGCAACACAGTGA